The sequence below is a genomic window from Paenibacillus silvisoli.
CGTGCTGTGGACGGTCGTTTACCGCCGCCATTCTGCCGCCAAGTTCCTTCAGATGAAACGGAACGCCATGTAGCTGGAGGAGAGGAATGCGATGGAGATCGTCCGGCTGACCAAAGAAGACGTGAAAAGCTTGGTTTTGCTATACCGGGAAGCGACTGTTAGCTTGAGAAAAACAGGCATCCGCCAATGGGACCGGTTCTATCCGAACCGATTCGTCATCGGCGCCGACGTGCGAAGGGGAACGGTGTTCGGAATTCGCGAAGAGGGAAACGTGATCGGTGCCATCGTCGTGGATCGCCGGCAGAGCGGAAGGTATGGGAACTTGCGCTGGCGTGACGAGACAGGTGAACCGGCATGCATTCATCGGCTCGCGGTGTACCCGTTATGCCAAGGGCGGGGAATCGGGCGCAGGCTGCTCCGGTTCGCCGAAGAACATGCTCGGAGCGCGGGCGGTTCCAGCATCCGGCTCGACGTTTATTCCGGAAACGATGGAGCCGTCGGCATGTACCGGCGGGCAGGCTATTCGGAGGTCGGCGTGATCCGCTTTCCGATGCGCAAGGTGCCGTATTACTGCTTCGAGAAGCTGCTGTAAGAGCAAACAAAAAAGCCCCAAGCAGGGGCTTTGAACACGTTTATATAGATGCCGCTAAACGCCCTTCTCCGAATACTCTTCCCGCTTATAAGGGAAGCCCTCGTCTTCTTTCAACCCGAGCGATTGGCGAATCATCCGTTCAACGACCGAATAATCCTGCGGATTGCTGCGGTTGAAATTCATCGGCTCTTTCGTCGGCGTGCAGCGATTGCACATAAATCTCGGTACGCCCAGATCATTGTCGGACGGCGCATGGTAAAGGAACGGATGGCACAGCACGACGTCGCCCGGCGAGCCTGTCGTTTCCACGACGCGCAAGGAGTAGCCGTCCGGGTCGTGATACGTGGTATTCATGAATTTAGCCAGATGCGCCTTCTTCGCCGCCTTGTCATCCGCGCCGGCCTCGTTACTGTAAATATCCGCCGCAGGCTTTTGCCGGCTGACCAATTCCGCTAACCATGGATGCTGGTTGCACAGCTTGATCGCTTCGCCGAGGCTGAGTCCTTGCGGGTGCTGCGCCAATAATTTGGCGACGATATGGTGCGAGCCCTCTGCGACAAGCGTACCGGAGCCGCCTGGACGCACGTCGGAGAAGAGGCCGACGAACAGAAGCCCTTGCTGCCAGCTGTCCAAGTAATGCCGGAAATGACTGCCGTCATAATGCCAGCCACCGGGAACCTCAGGTCCGAAGTTTATAATAAATCCGCCCCAAATGGCGTTGTGCTTTTTGCTGCCTTCCACCCATCTGCCTTCGCCAAGCAGATCCTCAACGGCCCCCGTCAGCTTGTCCGTATTGCAGCCGTCCGCAACGGAGTCGGTATAGTTGCCCAATCGAACGACAGGCTTGGTCCATGTGCTTGAATCCTCTTTGTCTACGCCGTGCTCGGCAAGGCGCTCCCACAGAAATTGCTGTACTTTAAGAGCCTCTTCGCGGGGAAAAGCTTGCTCGATCTTTACCCAGCCTTTCTCCATAAAGTGCTCGATTTGTTGGTTTGTTAGTACTTTAGCCAAAACAGTTACCTCCCATGAACGGAATTAGGCATGAATAAGCAGCCACAATCAAACTTAAAAGGTAATATTCGCCAACTAGTTGGGCGTTCCTTCCTAGTTATAAAAATGTACATCCGCCGAGCTGCAGGTCTTGCGTCCATACAACGAACAACCCAGTCCGTACCGCGGACTGGGTCTGCTGCGTTTCTATTTAGTTCACCCGAATAGGAGAAGACGACCGGAGCAAGCGGCGGAACTTAATAAACGAAACGACTCGCCAAGGAATGAGATACCCCATGGCCACCATCATGAAGAGCGCCATGAGATTCTGAGGGTTCATGTCGGAAAACTCCTGGCGAAGCACGAACCGCACGATCAGAACGCCGAGGAATGCGATAATAAATCCCCAGTTTTTCTGGGCATAGATCTGGTTATCCGCCCGCACCTCGTAATTGGTCGTCCAAATGAGCGGAATCGAGAAGAGGATGCCGGTTCCGAAGGCCGCGGCAAACGCCCAAGCAGGTTCGTTTACATCCGGGTTAAAAAACAACGTCACTGCAGGCAGCATGAACAATAAAGGAATCAGGATGCGCAGTCCATTGCCCCGAATAGGGCGGTACATGCTTCTCGTCCTGCGCCATAAGACCAAAGCTGCGATAGCAGCAATCATTACGTAAATCGAACTTCCACCGTTCAATCGAATCACCTCATCCGTAAGATACTCCTATCTTATAAGCTGCGGCATGCCGTGTGTAGTGACAAACGTCACCCGATAAGGTTGACATCAGACATGAGGCTCTATGCTGCTGCAATTCGTTTACTCCTAGGTGAAGGAATCTTTAGGAAAGGCTCGAATATATGGTGCTGGAGACCTAAACTGTCAGGGGGATTTAGAGCGGTGCGCCAGTATTCAACAGAGTCCAGGCGACGCAGCGGGTATAGGGCTGTCGTTGTCATGGTCGTTTTGATGTTCGTCGTGCAGCTCGGATCGGTCGCTGCCGTACACGGAGCCAGCGAGGAGCTAAAGTTAACCAGAGGGATCAAGCAGATTATTAGCGGGGACGGTATTCTTACAATTTTGGAT
It includes:
- a CDS encoding GNAT family N-acetyltransferase, with amino-acid sequence MEIVRLTKEDVKSLVLLYREATVSLRKTGIRQWDRFYPNRFVIGADVRRGTVFGIREEGNVIGAIVVDRRQSGRYGNLRWRDETGEPACIHRLAVYPLCQGRGIGRRLLRFAEEHARSAGGSSIRLDVYSGNDGAVGMYRRAGYSEVGVIRFPMRKVPYYCFEKLL
- a CDS encoding CcdC family protein — its product is MIAAIAALVLWRRTRSMYRPIRGNGLRILIPLLFMLPAVTLFFNPDVNEPAWAFAAAFGTGILFSIPLIWTTNYEVRADNQIYAQKNWGFIIAFLGVLIVRFVLRQEFSDMNPQNLMALFMMVAMGYLIPWRVVSFIKFRRLLRSSSPIRVN